A genome region from Mycobacterium florentinum includes the following:
- the glgP gene encoding alpha-glucan family phosphorylase, producing the protein MKALRRFTVRAHLPERLAALEQLSINLRWSWDKATQDLFASIDPTLWANCGSDPVALLGAVNPARLDELALDEGFLRWLDELSADLNDYLSRPLWYQQQQEAGVAMPTGIAYFSMEFGVAEVLPNYSGGLGILAGDHLKSASDLGVPLIAVGLYYRSGYFRQSLTAEGWQNETYPSLDPQGLPLRLLTDAAGDPALVKLTLPDSARLSARIWVAQVGRVPLLLLDSDVPENEHDLRSVTDRLYGGDQEHRMRQEILAGIGGVRAIRAFTAIEGLPAPEVFHMNEGHAGFLGVERIRELIADPGLDFDTALTVVRSSTVFTTHTPVPAGIDRFPVEMVQLYFDDHVDEAPGDRAPALLPGVPIDRVIALGAEDDETKFNMAHMGLRLAQRANGVSLLHGRVSRAMFNELWPGFDRAEVPIGSITNGVHARTWAAPQWLQLGRELAGPDDAAFSDPGVWLRLREVDPGHLWWIRSQLRSLLVDDVRRRLRRSWIERGASDAELGWIAKAFDPDVLTVGFARRVPTYKRLTLMLSDPERLERLLLNDERPIQLIVAGKSHPADDGGKALIQQVVRFADRPEVRHRIAFLPDYDMSMARLLYWGCDVWLNNPLRPLEACGTSGMKSALNGGLNLSIRDGWWDEWYDGENGWEIPSADGVSDEERRDELESSALYGLLEQAVAPKFYERNEHGVPPRWIEMVRHTLQTLGPKVLASRMVRDYVEQYYTPAAQSLRKTIADTGEGAFGAARELADYRRRAEAAWPMVRITDVDSTGLPDTPVLGSKLTLTATVQLAGLAPDEVTVEAVVGRVDSGDVLQDPVTVEMSYTGTAEGGNQVFSTTTSLPVAGAVGYTVRVLPHHPMLAAGNELGLVVLAG; encoded by the coding sequence GTGAAAGCCCTCCGTCGCTTTACCGTCCGCGCCCACCTGCCCGAGCGGCTTGCCGCACTCGAACAGCTGTCCATCAATCTGCGATGGTCCTGGGATAAGGCGACGCAAGACTTATTCGCGAGCATCGATCCGACGCTGTGGGCGAATTGCGGCAGCGATCCCGTGGCGCTGCTGGGTGCGGTCAACCCCGCGCGGCTCGATGAATTAGCCCTCGACGAGGGCTTTCTGCGCTGGCTCGACGAGCTGTCCGCCGACCTGAACGACTACCTGAGCCGTCCGCTGTGGTACCAGCAACAGCAGGAAGCCGGTGTCGCGATGCCGACCGGTATCGCCTACTTCTCGATGGAGTTCGGCGTCGCCGAGGTGTTGCCCAACTACTCGGGTGGTCTGGGCATCCTGGCCGGCGATCACCTGAAGTCCGCGTCCGATCTGGGCGTGCCGCTGATCGCCGTCGGCCTCTACTACCGCTCCGGGTACTTCCGGCAGTCGCTGACCGCCGAAGGCTGGCAAAACGAGACCTATCCGTCGCTGGATCCGCAAGGGCTGCCGCTGCGGTTGCTCACCGATGCCGCCGGGGATCCCGCGCTGGTGAAATTGACGCTGCCCGACTCCGCGCGGCTGTCCGCGCGGATCTGGGTGGCGCAGGTGGGCCGGGTTCCGCTGTTACTGCTGGATTCCGACGTCCCGGAGAACGAGCACGATCTGCGCAGCGTCACCGACCGGTTGTACGGCGGTGACCAGGAACACCGGATGCGCCAGGAGATCCTGGCCGGCATCGGCGGGGTGCGGGCGATTCGTGCGTTCACCGCCATCGAAGGCCTGCCCGCGCCCGAGGTGTTCCACATGAACGAGGGGCACGCCGGGTTCCTCGGCGTCGAACGCATCCGCGAGCTGATCGCCGATCCGGGGCTGGACTTCGACACCGCCCTGACGGTGGTGCGGTCCAGTACGGTGTTCACCACCCACACGCCGGTGCCTGCCGGGATCGACCGCTTCCCGGTCGAGATGGTGCAGCTGTACTTCGACGACCACGTCGACGAGGCGCCCGGCGATCGCGCGCCCGCATTGCTGCCGGGCGTCCCGATCGATCGGGTGATCGCGCTCGGCGCCGAAGACGACGAGACCAAATTCAACATGGCGCACATGGGACTGCGCCTCGCACAACGCGCCAACGGTGTCTCGTTGCTGCACGGCCGGGTGAGCCGGGCCATGTTCAACGAGCTCTGGCCGGGATTCGACCGCGCCGAGGTACCGATCGGGTCGATCACCAACGGCGTGCACGCCCGCACCTGGGCGGCGCCGCAGTGGCTGCAACTGGGCCGCGAGCTGGCCGGGCCGGACGACGCGGCGTTCAGCGATCCGGGGGTGTGGCTGCGATTGCGGGAAGTCGACCCCGGTCATCTGTGGTGGATCCGCTCCCAACTGCGCTCGTTGCTGGTCGACGACGTCCGGCGGCGGCTGCGCCGCTCGTGGATCGAGCGCGGCGCATCCGACGCTGAATTGGGTTGGATCGCAAAGGCTTTCGATCCAGACGTGCTCACCGTCGGCTTTGCCCGCCGGGTGCCGACGTACAAGCGGTTGACCTTGATGCTGAGCGACCCCGAGCGCCTGGAACGACTGCTGCTGAACGACGAACGGCCGATCCAGCTGATCGTCGCGGGGAAGTCGCACCCGGCCGACGACGGGGGCAAGGCCCTGATCCAGCAGGTCGTGCGTTTCGCCGACCGGCCCGAGGTGCGTCACCGCATCGCGTTCCTGCCCGACTACGACATGTCCATGGCCCGGTTGCTGTATTGGGGTTGTGACGTCTGGCTCAACAACCCGCTGCGGCCGCTGGAGGCTTGCGGCACTTCGGGAATGAAGAGCGCGCTCAACGGCGGGTTGAACCTGTCCATCCGCGACGGCTGGTGGGACGAGTGGTACGACGGCGAAAACGGTTGGGAGATACCGTCGGCCGACGGGGTGAGCGACGAGGAGCGCCGCGACGAGCTGGAGTCCAGCGCCCTCTACGGCCTGCTCGAACAGGCGGTGGCGCCGAAGTTCTACGAGCGCAATGAGCACGGGGTACCGCCGCGCTGGATCGAAATGGTCCGGCACACCCTGCAAACGCTCGGGCCCAAGGTGCTGGCTTCGCGGATGGTGCGCGACTACGTCGAGCAGTACTACACGCCGGCGGCGCAGTCGCTGCGCAAGACCATCGCCGACACCGGCGAGGGTGCGTTCGGCGCCGCGCGTGAGCTAGCCGACTACCGGCGGCGCGCCGAAGCGGCGTGGCCGATGGTGCGGATCACCGACGTCGACTCCACCGGCCTGCCCGACACTCCGGTGCTCGGCTCGAAGCTCACGCTGACCGCGACCGTGCAGCTGGCCGGACTGGCACCCGACGAGGTCACCGTGGAGGCGGTGGTGGGCCGGGTCGATTCCGGTGATGTGCTCCAAGACCCGGTCACCGTCGAAATGTCTTACACGGGAACGGCAGAAGGCGGCAACCAGGTCTTCTCGACGACGACCTCGCTGCCGGTGGCCGGAGCGGTCGGGTACACGGTCCGGGTGCTGCCGCATCACCCGATGCTCGCGGCCGGCAACGAGCTCGGCCTGGTCGTCCTGGCAGGCTAG
- a CDS encoding ATP-dependent DNA helicase, with protein MADNVDDVSASVPELLAIAVAALGGSERSGQLEMATAVARAFETGEHLAVQAGTGTGKSLAYLIPAVVHAIDEETPVVVSTATIALQRQLVDRDLPRLADSLADALPHPPQFALLKGRRNYLCLNKIHNGSADEPDADEGRPQEELFNPMAASALGRDVQRLTAWAATTESGDRDDLKPGVPDRSWAQVSVSARECLGVARCPFGSECFSERARGRAGVADVVVTNHALLAIDAVSESAVLPEHSLLVVDEAHELVDRVTSVATAELTSAALGVAARRITRLVNPELVQRLEATTATFAAAIHDATPGRIDHLDDELATYLRALRDVAGAARADIDTTSDAKAAAARAEAVAALSEISDTTTRILTSFGPSIPDRTEVVWLDHEDNRGSPRPVLRVAPLTVAGLLRNHVFSRSTTVLTSATLTVGGSFDAMASAWGLNGFESGPDGATAGPPWRGLDVGSPFEHAKAGILYVASHLPPPGRDGTGSAEQLTEIAELITAAGGRTLGLFSSMRAARAAADAMRERLSTPVLCQGDDSTSALVEQFSADPETSLFGTLSLWQGVDVPGPSLSLVLIDRIPFPRPDDPLLGARQRAVAARGGNGFMAVAASHAALLLAQGSGRLLRRDTDRGVVAVLDSRMVTARYGGYLRASLPPFWQTTNAEQVRAALQRLRTAPDGLSEAG; from the coding sequence ATTGCGGATAACGTCGACGACGTGTCCGCATCCGTGCCCGAGCTGCTGGCCATCGCCGTGGCCGCGCTCGGCGGCAGCGAGCGCAGCGGCCAGCTGGAGATGGCCACCGCGGTCGCGCGAGCATTCGAAACGGGCGAGCACCTCGCGGTGCAGGCGGGCACCGGAACCGGCAAGTCGCTGGCGTACCTGATTCCGGCGGTCGTGCACGCGATCGACGAGGAGACACCGGTCGTGGTGTCGACGGCGACGATCGCCCTGCAGCGCCAGCTCGTCGATCGAGACCTGCCGCGGCTGGCCGACTCACTTGCCGACGCGCTGCCGCATCCCCCGCAGTTCGCGCTGCTCAAAGGACGGCGAAACTATCTGTGCCTGAACAAAATTCACAACGGGTCCGCCGACGAGCCGGACGCCGACGAGGGACGGCCGCAAGAGGAGCTGTTCAATCCGATGGCGGCCAGCGCCCTGGGCCGCGACGTGCAACGGCTCACCGCGTGGGCCGCCACCACGGAGTCGGGTGACCGCGACGATCTCAAACCCGGGGTGCCAGACCGATCCTGGGCACAGGTCAGCGTCTCGGCGCGAGAATGCCTCGGGGTGGCCCGCTGCCCGTTCGGCTCGGAGTGCTTTTCCGAACGTGCGCGCGGGCGGGCCGGTGTGGCCGACGTCGTCGTCACCAATCACGCACTGTTGGCCATCGACGCCGTCTCGGAATCAGCAGTGCTGCCCGAACATTCGCTGTTGGTGGTCGACGAGGCGCACGAGCTGGTCGACCGGGTGACGTCGGTGGCCACCGCGGAGTTGACGTCGGCAGCCCTGGGCGTCGCCGCGCGACGGATCACCCGACTGGTGAACCCGGAACTGGTCCAGCGGCTGGAGGCGACGACCGCAACCTTCGCGGCGGCAATTCATGACGCCACACCGGGCCGCATCGATCACCTCGACGACGAGCTGGCGACCTACCTGCGGGCGTTGCGCGACGTGGCCGGCGCGGCGCGCGCCGACATCGACACCACCAGCGATGCCAAGGCGGCCGCGGCGCGCGCCGAAGCCGTTGCGGCACTGAGCGAGATCTCCGATACCACGACGCGGATCCTGACGTCGTTCGGGCCCTCGATTCCCGATCGTACCGAGGTGGTGTGGCTGGATCACGAGGACAACCGGGGCTCGCCGCGACCCGTGCTGCGGGTGGCACCGCTGACGGTGGCCGGCTTGCTGCGCAACCACGTGTTCTCACGCTCGACGACCGTGCTGACCTCGGCCACGCTGACGGTCGGCGGATCCTTTGACGCGATGGCCTCGGCGTGGGGCCTCAACGGATTCGAGTCCGGGCCCGACGGGGCCACGGCCGGCCCACCCTGGCGTGGCCTCGACGTCGGATCGCCATTTGAGCATGCCAAGGCCGGAATCCTTTATGTCGCATCGCATCTGCCACCGCCGGGCCGCGACGGCACCGGCTCGGCCGAGCAGCTGACCGAGATCGCCGAACTGATCACCGCCGCCGGCGGGCGCACTCTGGGCCTGTTCTCGTCGATGCGCGCCGCCCGGGCCGCCGCCGATGCCATGCGCGAACGACTGTCCACGCCGGTTTTGTGCCAGGGCGATGACAGCACGTCGGCGTTGGTCGAACAGTTCAGCGCCGACCCCGAAACCTCGCTGTTCGGCACGTTGTCGCTGTGGCAGGGCGTCGATGTGCCGGGGCCGTCGTTGTCGCTGGTGCTGATCGACCGCATTCCATTCCCACGGCCGGACGATCCGCTGCTGGGTGCCCGGCAGCGCGCGGTGGCCGCCCGCGGTGGCAACGGCTTCATGGCCGTCGCCGCCAGTCACGCGGCACTGCTGCTGGCGCAGGGCTCGGGACGGCTGCTGCGCCGCGACACCGACCGCGGCGTGGTCGCGGTACTCGACTCGCGCATGGTCACCGCCCGCTACGGCGGCTACCTGCGCGCATCCTTGCCGCCGTTTTGGCAGACCACCAACGCCGAACAGGTCCGCGCCGCGCTGCAGCGACTGCGCACCGCGCCCGACGGCCTGTCCGAGGCGGGCTAG
- a CDS encoding nicotinate phosphoribosyltransferase, with product MASRIPRDPPPGAGRYRCGMNEPVLAGLLTDKYELTMLAAALRDGTAERPTTFELFARRLPEGRRYGVVAGTGRLLEALPEFRFDDDACELLAQFLDADTLRYLRDYRFTGDIEGYAEGELYFPGSPVLTVRGSFAECVVLETLALSIFNHDTAIASAAARMVSAAGGRPLIEMGSRRTHERAAVAAARAAYIAGFAASSNLEAERRYGIPAEGTAAHAFTMLHTGEGGPDELAAFRAQVEALGVGTTLLVDTYDVTIGVANAVAAAGPTLGAVRIDSGELGVLARQTREQLDRLGATSTRIVVSGDLDEFSIAALRAEPVDSYGAGTSVVTGSGAPTAGMVYKLVEVDGIPVQKRSSHKASQGGRKEALRLSRPTGTITEEVVHPAGRPPSITQPCRVLTTPLVRGGEVVAGTDHAALAAARDLVASGLHSLPWEGLKLAHGEPAIPTLHIPA from the coding sequence ATGGCCTCCAGGATACCGAGAGACCCGCCGCCTGGCGCCGGCCGTTACCGTTGCGGAATGAACGAGCCGGTCTTAGCTGGGCTGTTGACCGACAAGTACGAGTTGACCATGCTGGCCGCGGCGCTGCGCGACGGCACGGCCGAGCGCCCGACCACGTTCGAACTGTTCGCCCGTCGACTTCCCGAGGGGCGGCGCTACGGCGTGGTCGCGGGCACCGGTCGTTTGCTGGAGGCCTTGCCGGAGTTCAGGTTCGACGACGACGCGTGCGAGTTGCTGGCGCAATTCCTCGATGCCGACACGTTGCGTTACCTCCGCGATTACCGGTTCACCGGCGATATCGAGGGCTACGCCGAGGGCGAGTTGTATTTCCCCGGCTCGCCGGTGCTGACCGTGCGCGGCAGCTTCGCCGAATGCGTGGTGCTCGAAACCCTGGCGCTGTCGATCTTCAACCACGACACGGCGATCGCGTCGGCCGCGGCACGCATGGTCAGCGCGGCCGGGGGCCGCCCGCTGATCGAGATGGGATCGCGGCGAACCCACGAGCGCGCCGCCGTCGCTGCGGCCCGCGCCGCCTATATCGCCGGATTCGCCGCGTCGTCCAACCTGGAAGCCGAGCGCCGCTACGGCATCCCGGCCGAGGGCACCGCCGCGCACGCGTTCACGATGCTGCACACCGGCGAGGGCGGACCCGACGAGCTGGCGGCATTTCGCGCCCAGGTCGAAGCGCTGGGAGTGGGCACCACGCTGTTGGTGGACACCTACGACGTAACGATCGGGGTGGCCAATGCCGTGGCCGCCGCCGGGCCGACGCTCGGGGCAGTGCGCATCGACTCCGGCGAGCTCGGCGTGCTGGCCCGCCAGACGCGCGAGCAACTCGACCGTCTCGGCGCCACCAGCACCCGCATCGTGGTCTCCGGCGATCTCGACGAGTTCTCCATCGCCGCGCTGCGGGCCGAGCCGGTGGACAGTTACGGTGCCGGCACCTCGGTGGTCACCGGCTCGGGGGCCCCCACCGCGGGGATGGTCTACAAGCTGGTCGAAGTCGACGGCATACCGGTGCAGAAACGCAGCAGCCACAAGGCATCCCAGGGCGGCCGCAAGGAAGCGCTGCGCCTGTCCCGCCCGACCGGCACGATCACCGAAGAGGTCGTGCATCCGGCGGGCCGGCCACCCTCGATCACCCAGCCATGCCGGGTGCTGACCACCCCGCTCGTGCGCGGCGGCGAGGTGGTGGCCGGCACGGATCACGCGGCCCTGGCCGCCGCCCGGGACCTGGTGGCGTCGGGGCTGCACAGCCTGCCCTGGGAGGGCCTGAAATTGGCGCACGGCGAACCGGCGATTCCGACGCTGCACATTCCGGCCTGA
- the clpS gene encoding ATP-dependent Clp protease adapter ClpS, producing MVVASAPTKPSTTGQRESAPADVTASPWVTVVWDDPVNLMTYVTYVFQKLFGYSEPHATKLMLQVHNEGKAVVSAGSRESMEVDVSKLHAAGLWATLQQDR from the coding sequence ATGGTTGTTGCGTCAGCGCCCACCAAGCCCAGCACCACCGGGCAGCGCGAGTCGGCTCCCGCCGACGTCACGGCCAGTCCATGGGTCACCGTCGTGTGGGACGACCCCGTCAATTTGATGACTTACGTTACGTATGTGTTCCAGAAGTTGTTCGGCTACAGCGAGCCGCATGCCACCAAACTGATGCTGCAGGTGCACAACGAGGGCAAGGCAGTGGTGTCGGCGGGTAGCCGCGAGTCAATGGAAGTCGACGTGTCCAAGCTGCACGCCGCCGGTTTGTGGGCGACGTTGCAGCAGGACCGCTGA
- the aosR gene encoding oxidative stress transcriptional regulator AosR, protein MRKWKRVETAGGPRFRSSLAPHEADLLKNLVGALIDLLDERESSSPSDELEEITGIKTGNSEPPGDPTLRRLLPDFYRPEGEDASSVGTETPEGLNAALRSLHEPAIIDAKRVAAQQLLHTIPDSGGRFELSEDEANAWISAVNDIRLALGVMLEVGPDGPERLPADHPMATHFDVYQWLTVLQEYLVLVLMRKQAG, encoded by the coding sequence GTGCGCAAATGGAAGCGGGTTGAGACCGCCGGTGGTCCCCGTTTCCGGTCCTCCTTGGCCCCGCACGAGGCGGATCTGCTCAAGAATCTGGTCGGCGCGTTGATCGACTTGCTCGACGAACGCGAATCCTCCTCGCCGTCAGACGAACTCGAGGAAATCACCGGCATCAAGACCGGGAACTCGGAGCCTCCCGGAGATCCGACACTGCGTCGGCTGCTGCCGGACTTCTATCGGCCCGAGGGCGAGGACGCGTCGAGCGTCGGGACCGAAACACCCGAAGGTCTCAACGCCGCGCTGCGCAGTCTGCACGAGCCGGCGATCATCGACGCCAAACGTGTTGCGGCACAACAGCTGTTGCACACGATTCCGGACAGTGGCGGGCGCTTCGAGCTGAGCGAGGACGAGGCCAACGCGTGGATCTCGGCCGTCAACGACATCCGGCTGGCACTGGGAGTCATGCTCGAAGTCGGCCCGGACGGGCCGGAACGGCTGCCCGCCGACCATCCGATGGCCACGCACTTCGACGTCTACCAGTGGCTGACCGTGCTGCAGGAGTACCTGGTCCTGGTGCTGATGCGCAAGCAGGCCGGATGA
- a CDS encoding P1 family peptidase: MNALTDVGGIRVGHFQRLDPDASLGTGWASGVTVVLTPPGTVGAVDCRGGAPGTRETDLLDPANTVRFIDAVLLAGGSAYGLAAADGVMRWLEEHERGLVMEGGVVPIVPSAVIFDLPVGGWDCRPTAEFGFLACEAAAATTAVGTVGAGVGARAGVLKGGVGTASTTLPSGVTVGAVVVVNSAGDVVDRSTGLPWMADLIEEFALTPPPADQIDTLAQLRSPLEPLNTTIAVVATDAALSSPACRRVAIAAQDGLARTIRPAHTPLDGDTVFAVATGAVEVPPSADAPAAMSPETRLVTEVGAAAADCLARAVLVGVLAAESVAGIPTYRDTLPGAFGTGS, encoded by the coding sequence ATGAACGCGCTCACCGACGTCGGCGGCATCCGGGTCGGTCACTTCCAGCGACTGGATCCCGACGCGTCGTTGGGCACCGGGTGGGCCAGCGGCGTCACCGTCGTGCTCACCCCGCCGGGCACCGTCGGCGCGGTCGATTGCCGCGGCGGCGCGCCCGGCACCCGGGAGACCGATCTGCTGGACCCGGCCAACACCGTGCGCTTCATCGACGCGGTGCTGCTGGCCGGCGGCAGCGCCTACGGGCTGGCGGCCGCCGACGGCGTCATGCGCTGGCTGGAGGAACACGAGCGCGGCCTGGTGATGGAGGGCGGCGTCGTGCCCATCGTGCCGAGCGCGGTGATCTTCGACCTGCCGGTCGGCGGCTGGGATTGCCGGCCGACGGCGGAGTTCGGCTTTCTAGCCTGCGAAGCCGCCGCCGCCACGACGGCCGTCGGCACGGTCGGCGCCGGCGTGGGGGCGCGGGCCGGTGTCCTCAAGGGCGGCGTCGGGACGGCGTCGACGACACTGCCTTCGGGCGTCACCGTCGGCGCGGTCGTCGTGGTGAACTCCGCGGGCGACGTCGTCGACCGGAGCACCGGCCTGCCGTGGATGGCGGATCTGATCGAGGAGTTCGCGCTGACGCCGCCGCCGGCCGACCAGATCGACACGCTCGCGCAGCTGCGTTCGCCGCTGGAACCGCTCAACACGACGATCGCGGTGGTAGCGACCGACGCGGCGCTGAGCTCGCCGGCGTGCCGGCGCGTCGCGATCGCCGCCCAGGACGGCCTGGCCCGCACCATCCGCCCGGCACACACCCCGCTGGACGGCGACACCGTGTTCGCGGTCGCGACCGGGGCGGTCGAGGTGCCGCCGTCGGCCGATGCACCCGCGGCGATGTCTCCGGAGACGCGACTGGTCACCGAGGTGGGTGCCGCCGCGGCCGATTGCCTGGCCCGTGCGGTGCTGGTCGGTGTGCTGGCGGCCGAGTCGGTCGCCGGAATACCGACCTACCGCGACACGTTGCCCGGTGCATTCGGAACAGGGAGCTGA
- a CDS encoding Mov34/MPN/PAD-1 family protein codes for MLVIRADLVDAMVAHARRDHPDEACGILAGPQGSDRPERHIPMANAERSPTFYRFDAHEQLEVWRALDNADEVPVVLYHSHTATEAYPSRTDIKLAAEPDAHYVLVSTRDPERHELRSYRIVDGEVTEEPVDIVEQYPERSA; via the coding sequence GTGCTGGTGATTCGCGCCGACCTGGTGGACGCCATGGTCGCGCACGCGCGCCGCGACCACCCCGACGAGGCGTGCGGAATTTTGGCCGGGCCGCAGGGCTCCGATCGTCCCGAGCGCCACATTCCGATGGCCAACGCCGAGCGCTCGCCGACGTTCTACCGCTTCGACGCCCACGAGCAGCTCGAGGTGTGGCGGGCGCTCGACAATGCCGATGAGGTGCCCGTCGTCCTCTACCACTCGCACACCGCGACGGAGGCCTACCCGAGCCGCACCGACATCAAGTTGGCCGCCGAACCGGACGCGCACTATGTGCTGGTGTCGACGCGCGACCCGGAACGCCACGAGCTGCGCAGCTATCGCATCGTCGACGGCGAGGTCACCGAGGAGCCCGTCGATATCGTCGAGCAGTATCCAGAAAGGTCCGCATGA
- a CDS encoding MoaD/ThiS family protein yields the protein MNVTVSIPTILRPHTGGEKRVSASGETLSAVISDLEANYSGISERLIDSGKLHRFVNIYVNDEDVRFSGGLDTAIADGDSVTILPAVAGG from the coding sequence ATGAACGTCACCGTCTCGATCCCGACCATCCTGCGGCCGCACACCGGCGGCGAGAAGCGCGTCTCGGCCAGCGGCGAGACCTTGAGCGCGGTGATCAGCGACCTGGAAGCCAACTACTCGGGCATCTCCGAGCGACTGATCGACTCCGGCAAGCTGCACCGCTTCGTGAACATCTACGTCAACGACGAGGACGTGCGTTTCTCCGGCGGCCTGGACACCGCGATCGCCGACGGCGACTCGGTCACCATCCTGCCCGCCGTGGCGGGTGGGTAA
- a CDS encoding cysteine synthase, whose protein sequence is MTRYDSLLGTLGNTPLVGLQRLSPQWADEPHVRLWAKLEDRNPTGSIKDRPALRMIEAAEADGLLAPGATILEPTSGNTGISLAMAARLKGYRLICVMPENTSVERRQLLELYGARIIYSPAEGGSNTAVATAKELAAANPSWVMLYQYGNPANTDAHYHGTGPELLADLPEITHFVAGLGTTGTLMGTGRFLRERVPGVKIVAAEPRYGEGVYALRNIDEGFVPELYDPDVLTTRFSVGSLDAVRRTRELVESEGVFAGISTGAVLHAALGIATKAKAAGERADIAFVVADAGWKYLSTGAYAGSLDDAEDALEGQLWA, encoded by the coding sequence ATGACGCGCTACGACTCGCTGTTGGGCACCCTGGGCAACACACCACTGGTCGGTCTGCAACGGCTGTCACCACAGTGGGCTGACGAGCCGCACGTGCGGCTGTGGGCCAAGCTGGAGGACCGCAACCCGACCGGGTCCATCAAGGACCGGCCGGCACTGCGGATGATCGAGGCGGCCGAGGCCGACGGGCTGCTGGCACCCGGTGCGACGATCCTGGAACCCACCAGCGGCAACACCGGCATCTCGCTGGCGATGGCGGCCCGGTTGAAGGGCTATCGGCTGATCTGCGTGATGCCCGAGAACACCTCGGTGGAACGGCGCCAGCTGCTCGAGCTCTACGGCGCGCGGATCATCTATTCGCCCGCCGAGGGGGGCTCCAACACCGCCGTGGCCACCGCCAAAGAGCTGGCCGCGGCCAATCCGTCGTGGGTGATGCTGTACCAGTACGGCAACCCGGCCAATACCGACGCGCACTACCACGGCACCGGTCCCGAGCTGCTCGCCGACCTGCCCGAAATCACCCACTTCGTCGCGGGACTGGGCACCACCGGCACGCTGATGGGCACCGGGCGGTTTCTGCGTGAGCGGGTGCCCGGGGTCAAGATCGTGGCCGCCGAGCCGCGCTACGGCGAGGGCGTCTATGCGCTGCGCAACATCGACGAGGGCTTCGTGCCCGAGCTGTACGACCCCGACGTGCTGACGACCCGTTTCTCGGTCGGTTCGCTGGACGCGGTCCGCCGCACCCGCGAGTTGGTGGAGTCCGAGGGCGTCTTCGCGGGCATCTCCACCGGCGCCGTGCTGCACGCCGCCCTGGGCATCGCGACCAAGGCAAAGGCCGCCGGCGAGCGTGCCGACATCGCGTTCGTGGTCGCCGACGCCGGGTGGAAGTACCTGTCGACCGGCGCCTATGCCGGTAGCCTGGATGATGCCGAGGACGCTCTAGAAGGGCAGTTATGGGCATGA
- a CDS encoding rhomboid family intramembrane serine protease, protein MSPSQQRTPATQPKKRPDWMVGGATVLCFVVLLWVIELWDSLTNHRLDANGIRPLETDGLWGILVAPLLHANWDHLIANTVPALVLGFLMVLAGLARFIVATAIVWILGGFGTWLIGNVGMHCPYVGVHCESNHIGASGLIFGWLAFLIVFGFFTRKVWEIVVGIIVLFVYGGVLLGVLPVTPGVSWQGHLCGAIAGVVAAYLLSAPERKARAKRKAGNAPRLTT, encoded by the coding sequence ATGAGCCCGAGTCAACAGCGCACACCCGCTACGCAACCGAAAAAGCGGCCCGACTGGATGGTGGGCGGGGCCACGGTGCTGTGCTTCGTCGTGCTGCTCTGGGTCATCGAGCTGTGGGACAGCCTGACCAATCATCGCCTCGACGCCAACGGCATCCGACCGCTGGAGACCGACGGTCTGTGGGGCATCCTCGTCGCGCCGCTACTGCACGCGAACTGGGATCATCTGATCGCCAACACCGTTCCGGCCCTGGTGCTCGGATTCCTGATGGTGCTCGCCGGCTTGGCACGGTTCATCGTCGCCACGGCCATCGTCTGGATCCTGGGTGGCTTCGGCACCTGGTTGATCGGCAACGTCGGCATGCATTGCCCGTACGTCGGCGTGCACTGCGAGAGCAACCACATCGGCGCGTCGGGGCTGATCTTCGGCTGGCTGGCGTTCCTGATCGTGTTCGGGTTCTTCACCCGCAAGGTGTGGGAGATCGTCGTCGGCATCATCGTGCTGTTCGTGTACGGCGGCGTCTTGCTCGGCGTGCTGCCCGTCACCCCCGGGGTGTCGTGGCAGGGCCACCTGTGTGGTGCCATCGCCGGCGTCGTGGCCGCGTATCTGTTGTCCGCCCCGGAGCGCAAGGCCCGGGCCAAACGCAAAGCCGGCAACGCGCCGCGGCTGACGACATGA